The DNA segment ACCAACTTCTGCCAGCGAGGCTTGATGAACCCCGTTGGCGCATTGCAAGGGACTTTGCGGGCATTATTCTTGTTCATACTACGCAGCACATCGATAGCCTCCAATACATCTTTGGCAGTGGGCGCGGCCCTCAACTTGAGCACAGTGAGGAAGGCTGGAGCGTAACGGTCAGTGTGGTGTATCCCTCCCCGAGACGATGCAGGAAATCGAATTCTTCTGGCTGCGCGAGCGATTGTGCCTCTGTCACGCTTTTTGCAAAGGCTTCCCAGGATATGACTGTCTCAATAGCAGTAAACGGATCATTGCCGGCCTGCTTGGCTTCGAGCAATGCTTGGCCTATACGGCCGAATAATCGCACCTTGGCATTAATTGCCTTTCCTGATGCTTGGAACTGTTTCTGATGTCGCTTCTTGGCATCATTGAACAGCTTACCCAGGATACGATCATGAAGGTCAATAATTTCATCGATGACGGTGGCCATCCCCTCAATGGCTAGCGCAACCAATGTCGCATAGCGACGTTGGGGCTTGAACTTGGCCAAGTCTGCGGGGTCATCTGTCCTCCTCACGGGCAATCTTCAGTAATCGGTTTTGATGGATCAGCCGTTCGACACCAATAGGCAGATCGAGTGCCTGCCATACCTTGAGTCGTTCGATATGTTCCAGCATGTGCCGTGAATTAGGTTTTACTGGTGATAAACGGAGCCAAGCCAGAGTAGTAGTTTTACTGTTATCCCGCAGTTTGAGCAGATCGTCGAGACGAAGACGGTGCGAGTCTGACAACGATTTGGCTAAGGTATCGTAGATACGTCGATTGGCATGGGTAAGTCCTTCAGCACAAGCCCTCTCAACAGCATTGATGGCTGGCAAAATAATTGATCGCTGCCGCAGATAATCAATTAATGCGTTCACCATCACAATGCCCTTGTCGGTTTGCATAGCCAGCTCAGTCATGGCATGGACGGCCTGCCGGTAGTAGTTCATGTTGAATAGCTGAAAACCGAACATTGTTTGCAATTCAACCAGATGTTCGCGCCGTGTTCGCTCCCGCTGCCCATACTCGTCCCAACTTTCGATACTAACCTCAAGCTGGTCGGCAACCAATTTTAATAAGGGCGGAAATGGCCGCTCATCGATACCAAGGACGATGCCGGGAAAGCGCAGATAGCAGAGTTGCACCGCGAACCCCAGGCGATTGGCTGCTCCTCGACGCTGTCGGATGATGGATAGGTCAGTTTCGCTAAACGTGTAGTGACGGATCAACTCATCCTTGTTATCAGGCAACGCCAGCAAGCTTTCGCGCTCGGCGGTAGAAAGGATTGAACGGCGAGGCATACAGTTTCCTTTTTCTTGAAAACGAAGGTTTGCGAGAATGTCTTTTGTTGTCCTTCGACTGTACGCAATATCAATACGTTACTGTTCTCAAAAACCATTCTTGAAACATTATTCTCAATTTACTACCATTTCAATGAGTTTCGAGAGTCAATTGTTCATAAAAATCCTGTCATGCAATGGAATTACGGAGAAGAATTACAGTGTTAATTGGATATGCAAGGGTATCTACAGAAGAACAAAATTTAGAGTTGCAAAAAGATTCATTAGTAAAACATGGCTGTCAGAAAATCTTTGAAGATCAAATAAGTGGTACCCGAGCAAACAGGCCAGGTTTAGACAAAACATTGGAAATGTTGAGAGATGGAGACACTTTAGTTGTATGGAAACTAGATAGGCTTGGGCGTTCTGTAAAACAGCTAGTAGAGCTAATCGATAAATTACAGCAACGGGGAGTTCAGTTTAAAAGCCTCACAGACTCAATAGATACTGGGACATCTTCCGGTAGATTCTTTTTCCATGTGATGGCTAGTCTTGCTGAGATGGAGCGAGATCTAATAGCAGAGCGAACCAAAGCTGGACTAGAAGCTGCACGTTTACGAGGCCGGAAAGGTGGTCGTAAACCCAAAATGACCGAGAGCAAAATATCCTCAGCAAAGCAATTGCTGGCTAATGGAGTCCCCCCAAAAGATGTCGCAAATAACTTAGGAGTATCTATTCCGACACTGTATAGATGGATCCCCGCCTCTAAATAGGCTTAGCGTGCTATATTTTCCGAATTCTGAGGCTACCCCAGATAGCAAAGAAGAACAGCAAAACCAAAACGGCTGGCAGGTTTACGGTGAGCATTAATAAATGCCAGATCCTGCTCACTGAAATACGCCATTCGTGTCAGCGTTAACTCATTGTCCGGTAATGCCAGTAATGATTCTCTTTCCGACAGAGAAAGAATTAGCCTCCGTGCCATATAGTTTCCCTCATAAATTATTCGGTGCGGTATTTTTAACAAAAATGCTTATCGCATAAGGGTACACCCTAGCGCTATAACCAAAACGTGACGACACTCCACTAATGAAATAACCTAAATGCGATAGAATAAATGCAATAATCTAAATGCGATAATGTGGTAAAAAAATGTTTATCAGAGCTTATTTAAGAGCATCGACGAAAGATCAGTTCGCCGATCGGGCAAAAGAGATGTTGGAGCAGTTCGTCCAGGAACGGGGACATAAAATCGCCAGCTACTACCGGGAGAATATCAGCGGCACAAAACTTGACCGCCCGGAGCTGGGACGCTTACTGATGGACAGTCACCACAATGATATCTTGCTGGTCGAACAGATAGACCGTCTGACCCGTCTGAGCAACAGCGACTGGATGACGCTGAAAAAGCAGATAGAACAACACGAGCTGCGGATTATTAGTCTTGATGTGCCCACATCATGGCAGTCGCTGTCAGATAAAGATTCTTCGCAGGTTGACCCGATCACCCGCGCAGTAATAACTGCTATCAATAACATGCTAATCGACCTGATGGCTGCAATGTCACATAAGGACTGGCTGAGTCGCCTCCAGCGACAAAAACAGGGAATTGAACGGGCACATACGTTGGATAGATACCGGGGAAAGCAGGCAGATCGGGAACGGCATCAGAAAGTGATGTACTACCGGCAGGTAAAAAAACTCAGCGTCCGCGAAACGGCAGACGCGACAGGCTACAGTACTTCCCAGGTTTGTCGCATTCAGGCCTTCTATAAAGACGTTGAGTCTGATTAAAAAGTAGCCTTAACGTACAATAATTTTCGATATCCAAACTGACCCCTTAATGGTCACTTTAAAGCCAAAAATTATATCAATAACAAAATTAACTAATATAATTTGCAATATTTCAGTTAGATACTATTGTTCATAACAAACAATCAATAATTAACGATTATTAAAATAATTTTTAACAAAATAAAAATAATTATGTAATTTTTTGTAATAGGATATTGGTCGTGAAAATAATCGATACAATTATTGCAGATGTAAAAATTATAGAACCCTCTGTATATACTGATAAACGTGGTTTTTTTCTAGAAACATACAAAAAAACACGTTACCAACAATTACTCAATATTAATTTTGATTTTGTTCAGGATAATTATTCACGCTCAACGAAAGGTGTGTTACGTGGACTACATTTTCAAAAGAAAAACCCTCAGGGTAAATTAGTTCGTGTAGTTAATGGTACAGTGTTTGATGTTGCTGTCGATATTCGGCCAAAATCCATGACATTTGGCAAATGGGTAGGAGTTTTTTTA comes from the Arsenophonus sp. aPb genome and includes:
- a CDS encoding recombinase family protein: MLIGYARVSTEEQNLELQKDSLVKHGCQKIFEDQISGTRANRPGLDKTLEMLRDGDTLVVWKLDRLGRSVKQLVELIDKLQQRGVQFKSLTDSIDTGTSSGRFFFHVMASLAEMERDLIAERTKAGLEAARLRGRKGGRKPKMTESKISSAKQLLANGVPPKDVANNLGVSIPTLYRWIPASK
- a CDS encoding DUF4158 domain-containing protein, with amino-acid sequence MARRLILSLSERESLLALPDNELTLTRMAYFSEQDLAFINAHRKPASRFGFAVLLCYLG
- a CDS encoding recombinase family protein, with protein sequence MFIRAYLRASTKDQFADRAKEMLEQFVQERGHKIASYYRENISGTKLDRPELGRLLMDSHHNDILLVEQIDRLTRLSNSDWMTLKKQIEQHELRIISLDVPTSWQSLSDKDSSQVDPITRAVITAINNMLIDLMAAMSHKDWLSRLQRQKQGIERAHTLDRYRGKQADRERHQKVMYYRQVKKLSVRETADATGYSTSQVCRIQAFYKDVESD
- the rfbC gene encoding dTDP-4-dehydrorhamnose 3,5-epimerase, whose product is MKIIDTIIADVKIIEPSVYTDKRGFFLETYKKTRYQQLLNINFDFVQDNYSRSTKGVLRGLHFQKKNPQGKLVRVVNGTVFDVAVDIRPKSMTFGKWVGVFLSSKKKNQLWIPPGLAHGFCVLSDIADFEYKCTDYYYPEHEGCLLWDDVTVGIKWPIDTPLLSPKDRNGVSLLKLLK